CGCATCGACTTCATCGAGGATGCAGAAAGGGCTAGGTTTGGTCAGGTAGAGCGCAAAGAGGAGGGCAATGGCCGTCAGCGCCTTTTCCCCACTGGAGAGCTGGGCTAGGGTGCTAGGGCGCTTGCCGCGTGGTCGGGCTAGAATTTCGATAGGTGATTCTAGCGGATCGTTGGGGTCCAGCAGCTTGAGATCGGCTGCAGCGTCATCGCCAAAAAGCTGACGAAAGAGCTGTTGGAAGTTGCGTCGAATAGTTTCGAACGTTTCCAAAAAACGTTTGACTGCCGTTTGATTGATTTCCCCGATTGTGGTCTGTAGGGTTGCTTCGGCCGATTCCAGGTCTTGCTGTTGGGCAAGCAGAAAATCCAGTCGCGTTTTTTCTTGGTCGTATTGCTCTAAGGCGAGCTCATTCACAACGCCTAAGGTTTCAAGGCGGCGTCGAAGTCTTTCGACTTCTTCGCGGGCCTGGCCTGCATTGAAGTCGCTTGGGGGATCGGGCAGCTGATGGGGGTTGTCAATACCCAGGTGCTCCCGGCTATGGACCAGGAGCCCCTCAAGGCGCGTGCGCGCTTCGGTCAGACGCAGATCGTATTGCTGTGCTTGTTGCTGTGCCTCTTCGTAGGCTCGGCGCAGTTCACGGAGTTGTCGTTCGAGGCGTTCGGCAGCCGCGCGTAGTTCCAGCGTGTGGGTGCGCAAGCGCTGCACTTCGGCTTCGATGGGCGGTTGGGCAGTGTTCAAAGCTTCCTGTTCTTGCCGGACAGCTTCACGTCGGTCCTGATCTTCGCGAAGGCGCTGCGTCCATTGCGCCAGCTGGTGCGCAAGTTCTTGTTGCCGACGGTGCAGACCATCCAGGCGCTGCTTTATTTGCCGGCGTTCTTGTTCCAAATTTTCCTGGCGATTTCGGGCTTCAGCTGCTCGGAGCTGCACCTGGCTTAGCTGTTCCATGGCTGCGTGGTAAGCCTCTTCGGCTTGGCGAAACTGGCCTTCTGCTTCTTCGAGTGCTGCTTGGTAGCGGCGCAGGTCCAACTCGGCTTGATGTACCTTTTCCTGCTGAGTTGCCAGTGCAGCTTCAAGGGCAGTTTGTTCTTTGCTGAGTTCGTTTGCGCGCTTTTTTAGTGCCTCGGAACGGTGCCTATGGTTTTCCTGCTCGATGTTCAGACGCAGCAGGTGTTGTTCTTGAATCCGTAGGGTTTGTTCAGCTTTTTGCAAAGCGTTGTGCTGCTGTTCGAGCGGGAGGTTTTGCAGGGTTTGGGTCAAGCGCTGCATGGCTTGCTGCAGACGTGCCCGTTCTTCTTCCAGCACCTGCTGCTCTTGGCGCAACGCTGCCAGGCGGTCGCGGTGATCTAAGCGGCTGCTAAAAGAAGCGCGGGGAGGCTGGGTGCTGCCTCCATGCCACCAGCCCCGGCTATCGATCCATTCCCCTGAAGGGGTGAAAAAGCGTGCCGGAGCAGGGGTGGCTAGGGCGGCCTGGCGTGCGGCTTCGAGATCGTCCACCAGGTAGGTGTGGTGCAAAAGTAAAGCCGCCAGTGTGCGCAGCTCAGGGCGGGCTAGCCGTACGTGTGCAAGTAATGGCTGGGCACCGGGTAGCTCAAGAGGCAGGGGTGGAGGAGAGAGGCGTTCCAAGATGATGAACGTCGCGCGACCCTTTTGGGCATTGCCGAGTAGATCCAGTGCGCGTTGGGCCTCGGCTTCGGTAGCGACTACAATCCAGGTGGCGCGTTCGCCAAGAGCCGCCTCCAGGGCCGGCTGCAGCTCAGGAGCAATGCCCAGCACGTCGGCTACGGTTTCCAGTGGGGCATTGGACCATCCCGGCGTGCGTGCCAGAAAGGGTACAGCATCGGGGAAGGATTCATATGCCGAAAGCAACCCTTCCAGTAGGCGGATTTCCGCCAAGACAGCTTCGCGGCGGCGCTCTACGTGATGGAGCTGCTGGCGATGCGCTTCATAGGCGGCTTGGAGTTGCTCCTGTTGGGTTTGTAAGGTAGCCAGTTCCTCTCTTAGGATTTCAAGCTGCTGCCGTGCTGCTGCCTGCTGGGCGCTTAGTTGGTGCTGTTGCGCCTCGAGGTCCTGGAGCTGACGGGTGATGGTCGCGCGTTCCGTTTCGATGCGCTTGCACTCTTGTTCTAAAAATTCACGCTGGTTGCTAAGGCGATCCAGCTGCCGTTGGGCTTCATGTAGGGTTTGCTCGGCTTGCTGCAGCTGGCGCCGCGCTTGGTGCACAGCTGACTGCCGCTGCGTCAAGATCGATTGGGCTGTTTCGCGGGCTTGGATGGCTTTTTGCAGTTCGGTCTCCGCTTGCTGGCGCTGGGGGATTGCCTCTTGAAGGGCTGCTTCGACCGTCGCAAGGCTCTGTTGCAGCTGCGCTTCAAGGCGGCGAGCTTCGGCCAGTTCTTGTTCAAAGCGCGATTTTTCACGCCGCGCGTTCGCAAGGCGTTCTTCCAGCAAACGCGTTTCACTTTCCAGTGCTTGAAGCTGGCCTTGCAGGTTGCGCTGTTGAGCTAAGGCAGCCTCGAGCGCACTTTCTACTTGGGCAAGCTGTTGACGAAGGGTTTCCTGCTCGGCCTCTAAGGCTGCGTAGCGCGTGCGGATCTCACGCAAGCGCTGCTGAGCCTCCTGATGTGCGTTGCTAAGCGCATCGATCTGTAGGCGGAGTTGTTCATAATCATGACGCACGAGCGCCTGCTCTAGCGCTCGCAGCGCTTCACGATGGCGGCGGTACCGCTCAGCCCGATCGGCTTGCCGCTTGAGCGTATCAACCTGGCGCTGGACTTCTTCGATCACGTCACGCAAACGCGCTAGGTCGCCCCGCGTAGCTTCAAGCTTACGGAGCGTTTGCGTACGACGAAGTTTATAGCGGGTGATACCAGCAGCTTCTTCAAAAAGGTGGCGGCGATCTTGGGCATTGTCTGAGAGAATCTCTTCAATCATCTTGAGCTCAATGACCGAGTAGGCACCAGCGCCCATACCGGTGTCCATAAAGAGCTCCTGGATGTCACGCAGGCGACAGACCGTACCGTTGAGGAGATACTCTGACTCACCAGAGCGATAAAGCCGCCGGCCAATGGTGACCTCACTGTAGTGCAGGGGGAGCACGCCACGCGTGTTTTCGACCGTGAGCAAGACTTCGGCCATGCCAACAGGCTTACGGCGTGCTGTGCCGTTAAAAATCACATGCTCCATGCGCTCGGACCGGAGTACACGGGCCCGTTGCTCCCCAATGACCCAACGAACCGCATCGACCAGATTCGACTTGCCGCAGCCGTTGGGTCCAACAATAGCCGTAATGCCGGGGTCAAAGTACAAAACTGTCCGATCAGCAAAACTTTTAAATCCCTGCAGTTCGAGCTTGCTGAGGTACATGGTTTGCCCTTTCTCCTAGGAAAGCCGCCCAAAATAATGCTTCTTGAATCCTATAGCAAGGTAGGCCACCGAGCAACGCTATCCTGAAAAACATCACTAGCATAAGCCGATTGGCTGAAAGTTCAAAATGGCTTGCTAGCGGCTAGATCGTCCGCTTAAGGATCGCGTTCCCGCGCTTGAGGCGCAGCTCCAGGAGCATTCCCCAAAAGCTCCGGTGCTGAAGTTTGCGTCGCAGCCTTTGGGCGTTCACGAGGTTAGTGTTCTGAATATGCACGCTGCCGCTTGTTGCTCGGCATTCTATCCAGAGGAAGGGCTTGCGGCTTCATCGGCCTGGCGCGTAATCCACGCTGCTGTCTTTTGGACTACTTCACGCGCGTTTTTATAAAGCTTATCCTCAGCTATAGGATGAGGACGCATGCCGCCGTGATTGATGTCGTTACGTATGTTGCTGAGCGTATTCCACAACTCGGCCAGCTCACGCTCTTCGGCCGAGTATTGATCGCACTGGTTTTTATCTTGCAGCCCCCTGCTGAGTGCTCCTAGGCAGCGTTCGAGCGCTTCTCGTTTTTCACACGGATTTTCCCCTCGATCTAAGGCATATCGGGTGACGACCGCCTCCCGGGCTGTGGTGACCGCTTGCTGCACCAGGTCAAAGTCCAGCATGAGCTGGATTAAGGCGGCTTGGCTTTTGAGACCTTCACGTGTGGATGGATGGGCTGCGCCTAGAGGACGAATGCGCTTTTGGGTTTGGTCGAGCAGTACACCTAAGGGACGCAGCGAAGGAAGCGTCTGGACGTCCTGCTGCACCTTGTCCAAAGCCTCAAGCAGCTGTGGGGCAAGCTCTTGGTGCACCTGCTGGATCCGAACCAACTGAAGCCCTTGGGCAAAACGCTTCAAAGAAGATGCTGCCTTAGCAGCAAACTTTGCGCGTTTTGCGTTAGGGGTTAAGTAGGTGGTTTTGTGAACATCTTTTATTAAATCGGCTAGGTCCTTACTCTGACCGTAGTGCACAAACTGGTGAACGGCCACGCTCCAATTGATGAGCTGAACAAACGGCATTAAGTCGAAAACGGGCACCTCGCCAGTTGCTGCGTCTCTGGCCTCGAAAGCGCCGTAAACGATATGTTCGATCTGGACTGACCGAACGGTGCGCAAGAAGTACGCCGCAGCCAGCGCCAGCATGGGCTGCGTGCGAAAGCTATGCGTCACGTCGACAATCAGGGTAGCGCCTTCAGGCACATGCTCGGTAAGTACCGTGAAAAGCTCCCAAAGCTCTTCCTCGGTTTTTCCTGAAGGAATAGAAATGGCTTCAAAGGAGTCGCTAAGCGCTGCGCTATGTTTTTGGGCTGCCTCTGGGGTGCAGAGGATCAGCACCCGATCGGGCCCAAAGAAGTGCTGAGCCGCTTCATGAAAGTAAGGTGTTTCGTAAATCTGTCCGTTGTATTGGTACCGACAACGCTGATAGTCGCCAGCACCAAGGAAAGAAATTTGAATACGCATACGCCTACTGGAGGCGGGTGGATTTGTAGGGAATGCCGAGTGTTGTTAATGGCGGTTTTGCGTTTGTGGACAAAATAATCAAAATTGCGCACTGTAGGATTTACCCCTATGCCCGCGAGCAGGTCACTAGGCACTTCGGGTAGTTGTCCACATCATGGAGGTGTATTTCTTAGCCAAAGACACGTCTCAAGGGTGGCGCGTTAGTCCAGAGCATTTCAGCGAACTGTTTAAAAACGCGCTTTGCCCCACAGGTAAGGCTGAAGGGTCATGAAGCGATGCTTAAGTGCCCGGGGAGGGACTCGAACCCCCACGGCCCCGAGGGCCACGTGATTTTGAGTCACGTGCGTCTACCGATTCCGCCACCCGGGCAGATCTGCCGCAGTGAACCTTCATCCCAAAGTTTCGGTTTCGGAGGGCGCACATTTTTCTGCGCAGCCTTTAGCGAGCGCGTTATTCTGCACGATTCGGGGGGTTCCAGCGGCGTGCAGCTTCAAGTAAAGCCATCACTTCTTCGTCGCTGACCGGGCGGAAGTCCTCGTACCACTGACCGACGGCTACAAAGTCTTCGGGCATTGCCACGCAAACCAGGTCGTCCACTTCGGTCTCGAGCATCTCGGCTGTTTCGGGAGCACAGACGCCGGCGGCCAGCACAATCCGGCGGGGTTGCTGCAGGCGTAGTGCGCGCACGGCTGCGAGCGCTGTTGCCCCGGTAGCCAGGCCGTCATCGACCACAATCACCGTCCGGTTGCGCACTTCAGGGAGAGGTTGGTTCCCTTGGTAGCGTTGCATGCGGCGCTCCAACTCTTGCTGTGCCTGCCGAGCGAGTTGACGGGCTTCTTCCGGGGTAATACCCAGGGCGTGTAAGGCATGCGCATAAAAAAAGGCGATGCCTCCAGGGGCGACGGCCCCGATGGCCAGCTCAGGCTGTTGTGGTGCACCGATTTTGCAAGCGACAAGAACGCCCAGTGGTGCCTGAAGGGCTTGGGCAATTTCGTAGGCGACCACTACGCCGCCACGCGGCAGTCCCAGCACGAGTGGGGCCTCGGCCCGATAAGGCAACAGGTGCTGTGCCAGTTGTCGGCCGGCGTCGGAGCGATCGCGGAAGCGAACAAAAGCAGTCATGTTGCGCGTATGATGGCAGCAGCCACGCGTTAGGGGTTGGGAGTCATGGCACAAGATACGCCATCCTGGTTTCGAGAGCTCGACCATACGGCCGACACGGGTATTGAGGTTTGGGCCGACGGTTTGGCAGTGCTTTTTGAGCGGGCAGCCTGGGGGTTGTTTGCGATCATTACCGATCCCGAAAGCGTCGTACCTCGGGAGGCGATGGCTTTTACGGTGGAAGCACCGGACGTGCAGGCGCTTTTGGTGCGTTGGCTCTCGGAATTAAACTATGAGCACATTACCAAACATTGGGTCTTTTCACGGTTTGCTGTGCAGCAGCTTAGCGAGCAGCAGCTGCAAGCTCTGGCATGGGGTGAGCCCATTGATCCTAAGCGGCATCCCATTTATACCGAAGTGAAGGCCATTACCTACCACGGACTGATTTTGCAACACCAAAATGGGCAGTGGTATGCTCGAATTATTTTCGATCTTTGACTGACGGACAAGCAGTTCTAGTACGGCAGCGATCGATATGGACGTGAAAATCTTCACCACCGGTGGTACGATCGATAAAGTGTACTTCGATGCGCAGAGCGTCTACGAGGTAGGCGATCCACAGATTGTAGACATCCTGCACGAGGCCAATGTTACGCTTACGTGGGACCTAGAGACGCTTTTCCGAAAGGATAGTTTGGAATTGACCGATGAAGACCGGGCGTTTATTGTAGAAAAAGTGCGGCAAGAGCCTTGTGCGCGTATTCTCATTACGCACGGTACCGATACCATGATTGAAACCGCCCGGGCGTTGCAAGGCATTCGGGATAAGACGATTGTGCTGGTTGGGTCGTTGAGTCCAGCCCGTTTTAAGCGGAGTGATGCCGAGTTTAATATTGGTTTTGCCCTGGCCGCTGTGCAGACTCTACCACCAGGCGTGTACATTGCGATGAACGGTCGCATTTTTACGCCCGAGCGCGTTCGGAAAAACCGGGAGGCCAACCGCTTTGAAGCTATTTAACGGGAACGAACCGTGTAGCTTCCGGGTGTGAGCCCACTGGCGAAGGCAACCGCTTATGTAGCAGCTCACCCATGGCCGCTCGGGTTGAGATCTCCGAGGAATTGGTAGCCCGCGCCCGTACGGGCGAGGCTGAAGCCCAAAATCAACTCTTAAGGCACCTGGAGCCTGTGCTTCGGGCGTTTTTTTTGAAGCGTCTGGGTGCAATTCCAGAAATTGACGACTTGGTTCAAAATACGCTGCTTCGTGTACATACAGGCCTGACCGACCTGAAAGACAACGGTCGGCTGAAGGCCTTTGCCATGAAAGCAGCCTTGTTTGAACTGCAGGATTGGTATCGGGGGCGTTACCACGGCCGCGAGCGGCTTTTTGATCCGGATCGGCCGCCACTGGCATGGATGCATGACAAAGCGGCGGAGCAGCGACTGGATATCGAACAAGCACTGGCTGCGCTGACGCCACGCGCCCGCCGCATCTTGGAGTTGCGTGCTTACGGCTATCGCTATCAGGAGATCGCGCGCTTGCTCCAAACTACCGAAGCAGCGGTCAAGATGCAGGTCAAGCGGGCGTTTGAGAAAATGCGCCAGTTGCTTGTGTTGCCCTGGAGTGAGTAAGACCTGTTACCTTGGAAACGCATTGGGCGGCTACACTGTAGTGTGCAGTTAACCTTTGTTTGAAGGGAAACGGTCATGGATGCCTTCCCGGAGCTGCTGCCGTTTTGGGATGAACTGTCGCCTGAGGCTCGGGCAGCCCTTCAGGAACTGCTCAGGCAGGATCCTGTGCTGATGCAGGTGTTGGCAACGTGGGAAGCAGTGCAGGCACAGCTGCACCGTGCCCTTGAAGGAGCCGTGCCTGATCGCAGGCTTTGGGTCCTTTACGCCCTAGCCCGGAGTGGGCGCCGGGAGGCGCTCTCTGCCGAAGAGCAAGCCTTGCTCGAATCAGCAAAACCTGTACTCGAGCAGGCGCTGGCTGTTCACCCGGGTCTGGCCGATGTCGTGCGAGACCTTGAGGCAGCATGTGCTGATTTTGATGAGGTTTGGAAGGCACACTGTGGTACGGATGCTACCTTTGCAACCGATCGAGGGCCTCGGCCCTTGCACCGCCGGGCTAGGGGTTATCGATGGGGCGTGCGCTTGGCGCTTGGCGGCGTCGTACTGGCCTTTGCTGGGCTGCTCTGGTGGCAGCAACGCACCGCGTGGTTGACCCAGATCGTGGATGCTGGTGCAGTGCAGACGCTTACGCTTCCCGACGGCTCCTCAGTACGGCTTGTGGGGCCAGCCGTGCTGCGCTACGCGGAACACTTCAACCGTCGCGTGCACCTTGAGGGTCAAGCTTTGCTGCAGGTGCAGCCTTCGCAAGGGTCTTTTGTGGTAGAAACGCCCGAAGCCCTGATAACCGTGCAAGGCACGCGTTTTGGCGTACGTGCCTGGAAGGACACCACCGAGGTCATTCTGGCTCAAGGTCGGCTAACCGTGCATGGAAGACAAAACCGTGCACTAGCTGTTGCGCTGTCGCCAGGTCAATTGGTTCGCGTTGCAGCTGATGGGCAAATAAGCCCACCCACCATGGTTAACGTGCCCCAAGCGTTGCAGTGGACAGGTTTGCATGTGTTTGAGGGCGTGACCATGGCTGAAATTGCCCGCCATCTTACAGCGTTTTACCAGATGCCGATCCTTGTCGACACGACTTTAGCCGATGAGCTTGTGGTAGGTACTTTTGCTCAAACGCAACCGCTAGAAGAAATTCTTAGTGCGCTGGCAACAACGCTGGGTGCGCGTCTGGAGCAGCAAGACGGTAGCTATCGCCTCATGCCTGGGCGATAAATTTCGCGTGACAACTCTGCAGCTCGCCGTGCGTAAGATAGGAGCGTTCCTAAACGAGCGGGCTGCGCGCCAATGCGAGCATTTCGCTGCATCGCCTGGATATGTCTATCTTGGATGGTAGGATGCCTGGTCGTCCAAGCGCAGACCGTCTCCATTCATCTTGCGCTTGAGGATGTCCCGCTCGAAGCCGCCTTGCAGCAGCTTAGCGGGCAAACCGGAGTACGGTTGATCTATGCCCAACGCCTAGTAACCGGTCAGCGCAGCACCTGCCACTATCGGGGCAACCAACTTGAAGCTGCATTGGCGTGCATCTTAAACGGGTCGGGTCTGCGGGCCCAGCGCATTCAAGACGGGCAATATGTGCTGGTCGCTACGCATATTACCCGCCGCTCATGGGGACGGCAAACCGGTATGCTTTCTGGATTTGTGCTGGATGGACAAAGTGGCGAAGTGCTGCCCGGAGCACATATCTACCTCCCAGACCTGCGCCGAGGCACAACCAGCAACGCTGCCGGCTATTTTGCCTTGCCTGCGCTTTCAAGGGCTTTTTATCGCGTGCGCATTACCTATTTGGGCTATGCCCCAGTGGATACGGTGCTCTGGGCTGGGGGCGAGCCGCTGATGGTGCGCCTAAGACCTGTCGCACTTGAAGTTAAGCCGCTCGTTGTTGACGCTGGCCGTTTGGCCCTGGAGCAGCAACCGACCACTACCGGAGCTTTAATGCTCCCGGTGGCTTATTTGGAACGTTTCCCCTCTTTTCCAGGAACGCAGGATCTGCTCCAAACGCTACAGTGGTTTCCTGGCGTGCAGCGCTCTGGTGAAGTGAACGGGGGCTTAAGCGTGCAAGGCGGAGCGCCGGACCAGAACCTCTACCTGCTCGATGGGGCACCGGTATACCATCCTTGGCATGCTTTCAGTCTGATTTCGACGTTTCAAACCGAAACGTTCAAGAGCATTCGGTTTTACCGAGGCATTTTCCCTGCTGCTTATGGTGGTCGGCTCAGTGCTGTACTGGAGGCCGAGCTGCGCGACGGCAACCAGGAAAAGCCACAGGCCGTATTGGGGCTAAGCCCGCTTAATGCCCGCTTTGTGGTTGAAAGCCCGCTAAATACCCACAGCTCGTTTATGGTCTCGGGCCGGCGTTCCTATCTCGATCAGCTTATAGGGCGACAGCATCCTGTCGAGGACGCCTCGGGCCGACGGGATACGTTGCGTACAGGCTATTATTTTTATGATGTAAGCGCCAAATTGACCTACCGCCCTGGCGTACGACATCGCCTATCGGTCAGTTACTACGAAGGGGGGGACGATCTAGACCTACGGCTGCCGTTTGATTTTTCGCTGGACTTTTCTTCGTGGCTGCGTCCGGCAGATCTGTTTTTTGAAGTGGCCCAGCACTGGGACAATCGCTTAGCCAGCCTACGTTATCAATACTTGCCTACGCGGCGCTTTTTTGTAAGTGCAGTAGCGTATTGGTCGGGTTACCAAGCGCAAGAGTCGTTTTTTGTCAAGCCTACAGGTGCGGCTGCTGTGGCGTCGGATTATACCGTTCGCCTAGAAGACTTTGGCGTGCGTTTAGAAGCGAACCACTACGCTTCGCTTATGCACGAAACGCAAGCCGGCTTGCAGCTGGTGTGGCGGAGCTTCCATAGCACCTTAGATGCTTGGGTGAAACGGGCGCCTTTAGCTGTGGATACCCTAGCCCAAATCAGCCGGCAGCAAGCGCTTGAAGCCGCCGTCTACGGACAGCATGTATGGCGTCCAACAACGCGGTGGGAAGCTGAGTTAGGCCTGAGGGTGAGCTGGTTTGATGCGCTGCCACTCGAGCTAGAACCACGCTTGGCCGTGCGCTACAGCCTGCTTCCTGGGGTTTGGGTTGCTCGGGCCAGCCTAGGACGCTCTGTGCAGTACTTGCATCAATTGCGGGATCGGTATTCCTATGTGTACGATGTGGTCTCTTCGCGCTGGATTCCTGCCGGACTTACTGTGCGGCCCGCGGTTGCCTGGCAGGGAGCAATGGAGCTGGAAGGGCACCTGCGTCCAGGGGTGACGATGCAAGCGCAGCTCTACTATCGGCATCTGTTGCAGCAGCTGTTACCCTACGATGAATACCAGACCAAAGATGGTTTGGAGGGACCGGGCATTGAGATGGGGGTGCTCCTAGGGCAGTACACGCCGGCTCGGGCGCGAGCCTACGGGGGAGAGCTGCTGGTACGCTTGGACCGAGAGCCTTGGCATCTTTGGCTAGCTTATCAGGCTGGCCGATCACTTAACCGCGCCCAGCACGAAACGCGCTACCGGCCAGCACGCTTTGAGGTCCCGCAGGCCTTGCGCACCGTGATGGGCTACGACCAATCGCGCTGGAGCTTTACGCTGGCCGCCGAACTGCGCAGCGGCTACCCCACGACCGTCCCGGTAGCACGCTATGCCCTTGGCGACCCTTTAGCGCCCGAGCCGATTGTGTACCTCTACCGTCCGGAAATTAACAACGGTCGCCTGCCTCCCTACTGGCGCATTGACGGACAGCTTACCTATCGTTTTCACTGGCTAGGCGCAAACTGGCATGCGGCACTTTATCTCTACAACCTGCTCAATCGGCGTAACGTGATCGATCGTCGTTACGAACCTGCGCCTACGGGCGTGCGCCAAATCGACCGTAAAGGACTGCCACTGCTACCATTGATTGAGTTGCAAATGAAGCTATGAGGCGCTGGCTTGTGTTTGGCTTGCTGGGGTGTTGGCTCCTGGGCTGCGATACACTCATGCCGGGTAGCGAACCCGTGCTGGTCGTCGAGGCGTTTTTCCAAACGGGGGCGCCGCCACCAGCCATCCGTCTCCGACAAACTGGCCCCCTCTATAGCGCCTCAGTACCGGCTGTTACCGATGCGCAAGTGACGCTGCAGGTGGATACACTGCACATCCCCTATCAGCCTGATGCAGCCGTACCCGGTGTTTACCAGCCCCTAGGGGCTCTCACGCCCTTGCAGGCTGGACAGGTGGTGCGCCTTCAGGTGTTTTGGCAAGGAATCCAAGTTCAAGCTATCGATACGCTTCCACCGCCTATTCGGATCGACAGCGTACAGGTGATGGTACCTGAATCTCCAGTACAAGCCGTACTACTCGACTCACTCCTCCTAAACGATTCATTGGCTACGGGTGCGCGTTTTGGCTACTTGTATCCTGTCACGGTTACGCTGTGGTGGCAAGCGCCGATCGAAACGCAGCGCCTCTACTGGGTGCGCCCACACCTGCGGCCTGAAGTGTCTTTTTCTTCCACAATAGTTGATCTCTTCTTGCGCACTGAGCAAATTCTGCGAGAGTCGCAAAGCGATCAGAATAGCCGTGGGCAGCACTACTGGACCGGTGTGTATGCGATACCGGTGGAGAAAGCCCACGACCCGCTTCCTCCGCACAGGTTGCGTGTGGCCCTTGTGCGGAGTGGGCAGGCCTATGCTCGTTTTGCTTCCAGCCGGAAAGCGCCCGAACGTCGAGAGCCCGTTTCCAACGTGGTTGGAGGCTTAGGTATTGCAGCAGCACTTGCGCTGGATTCTTTATTCCTCACCGTTAGGCCGTTGCCATGAAACCCACTCAGTACAAACCGCACTTTCAAGAGGGGCTGGTGACGCGTCTTAGGCCTCAGCAAAAGGATTCGGAACGTTTTGCCCTTTTTGTAGCTGATCGCTTTGTCATGGAAGTGCACTGCGAGCTGTTGGCCGCCTTTGGAGTGCAAGAGGGACAGGTGCTTTCGACCGCGGCTCAGCAAGCCCTCTACCGGGCAGAACAGGAGCGGCAAGCACGCGATGTCGCCTTGCATTACCTAAAGCATCGTCCGCGCACTGCACAGGAAATTACGCGTCGCCTGGAACGTGCAGGTTTTGACGCAAGCAGCATCCAAAG
This sequence is a window from Rhodothermus bifroesti. Protein-coding genes within it:
- the smc gene encoding chromosome segregation protein SMC; its protein translation is MYLSKLELQGFKSFADRTVLYFDPGITAIVGPNGCGKSNLVDAVRWVIGEQRARVLRSERMEHVIFNGTARRKPVGMAEVLLTVENTRGVLPLHYSEVTIGRRLYRSGESEYLLNGTVCRLRDIQELFMDTGMGAGAYSVIELKMIEEILSDNAQDRRHLFEEAAGITRYKLRRTQTLRKLEATRGDLARLRDVIEEVQRQVDTLKRQADRAERYRRHREALRALEQALVRHDYEQLRLQIDALSNAHQEAQQRLREIRTRYAALEAEQETLRQQLAQVESALEAALAQQRNLQGQLQALESETRLLEERLANARREKSRFEQELAEARRLEAQLQQSLATVEAALQEAIPQRQQAETELQKAIQARETAQSILTQRQSAVHQARRQLQQAEQTLHEAQRQLDRLSNQREFLEQECKRIETERATITRQLQDLEAQQHQLSAQQAAARQQLEILREELATLQTQQEQLQAAYEAHRQQLHHVERRREAVLAEIRLLEGLLSAYESFPDAVPFLARTPGWSNAPLETVADVLGIAPELQPALEAALGERATWIVVATEAEAQRALDLLGNAQKGRATFIILERLSPPPLPLELPGAQPLLAHVRLARPELRTLAALLLHHTYLVDDLEAARQAALATPAPARFFTPSGEWIDSRGWWHGGSTQPPRASFSSRLDHRDRLAALRQEQQVLEEERARLQQAMQRLTQTLQNLPLEQQHNALQKAEQTLRIQEQHLLRLNIEQENHRHRSEALKKRANELSKEQTALEAALATQQEKVHQAELDLRRYQAALEEAEGQFRQAEEAYHAAMEQLSQVQLRAAEARNRQENLEQERRQIKQRLDGLHRRQQELAHQLAQWTQRLREDQDRREAVRQEQEALNTAQPPIEAEVQRLRTHTLELRAAAERLERQLRELRRAYEEAQQQAQQYDLRLTEARTRLEGLLVHSREHLGIDNPHQLPDPPSDFNAGQAREEVERLRRRLETLGVVNELALEQYDQEKTRLDFLLAQQQDLESAEATLQTTIGEINQTAVKRFLETFETIRRNFQQLFRQLFGDDAAADLKLLDPNDPLESPIEILARPRGKRPSTLAQLSSGEKALTAIALLFALYLTKPSPFCILDEVDAPLDEANIERFMRLLRSFADHTQFILVTHNLRTMELADRLYGVTMQEPGVSTLVGVRLQEAAELVGR
- the csx2 gene encoding TIGR02221 family CRISPR-associated protein; the encoded protein is MRIQISFLGAGDYQRCRYQYNGQIYETPYFHEAAQHFFGPDRVLILCTPEAAQKHSAALSDSFEAISIPSGKTEEELWELFTVLTEHVPEGATLIVDVTHSFRTQPMLALAAAYFLRTVRSVQIEHIVYGAFEARDAATGEVPVFDLMPFVQLINWSVAVHQFVHYGQSKDLADLIKDVHKTTYLTPNAKRAKFAAKAASSLKRFAQGLQLVRIQQVHQELAPQLLEALDKVQQDVQTLPSLRPLGVLLDQTQKRIRPLGAAHPSTREGLKSQAALIQLMLDFDLVQQAVTTAREAVVTRYALDRGENPCEKREALERCLGALSRGLQDKNQCDQYSAEERELAELWNTLSNIRNDINHGGMRPHPIAEDKLYKNAREVVQKTAAWITRQADEAASPSSG
- a CDS encoding phosphoribosyltransferase — translated: MTAFVRFRDRSDAGRQLAQHLLPYRAEAPLVLGLPRGGVVVAYEIAQALQAPLGVLVACKIGAPQQPELAIGAVAPGGIAFFYAHALHALGITPEEARQLARQAQQELERRMQRYQGNQPLPEVRNRTVIVVDDGLATGATALAAVRALRLQQPRRIVLAAGVCAPETAEMLETEVDDLVCVAMPEDFVAVGQWYEDFRPVSDEEVMALLEAARRWNPPNRAE
- a CDS encoding archease; the protein is MAQDTPSWFRELDHTADTGIEVWADGLAVLFERAAWGLFAIITDPESVVPREAMAFTVEAPDVQALLVRWLSELNYEHITKHWVFSRFAVQQLSEQQLQALAWGEPIDPKRHPIYTEVKAITYHGLILQHQNGQWYARIIFDL
- a CDS encoding asparaginase domain-containing protein, producing the protein MDVKIFTTGGTIDKVYFDAQSVYEVGDPQIVDILHEANVTLTWDLETLFRKDSLELTDEDRAFIVEKVRQEPCARILITHGTDTMIETARALQGIRDKTIVLVGSLSPARFKRSDAEFNIGFALAAVQTLPPGVYIAMNGRIFTPERVRKNREANRFEAI
- a CDS encoding RNA polymerase sigma factor; its protein translation is MAARVEISEELVARARTGEAEAQNQLLRHLEPVLRAFFLKRLGAIPEIDDLVQNTLLRVHTGLTDLKDNGRLKAFAMKAALFELQDWYRGRYHGRERLFDPDRPPLAWMHDKAAEQRLDIEQALAALTPRARRILELRAYGYRYQEIARLLQTTEAAVKMQVKRAFEKMRQLLVLPWSE
- a CDS encoding FecR domain-containing protein, translating into MDAFPELLPFWDELSPEARAALQELLRQDPVLMQVLATWEAVQAQLHRALEGAVPDRRLWVLYALARSGRREALSAEEQALLESAKPVLEQALAVHPGLADVVRDLEAACADFDEVWKAHCGTDATFATDRGPRPLHRRARGYRWGVRLALGGVVLAFAGLLWWQQRTAWLTQIVDAGAVQTLTLPDGSSVRLVGPAVLRYAEHFNRRVHLEGQALLQVQPSQGSFVVETPEALITVQGTRFGVRAWKDTTEVILAQGRLTVHGRQNRALAVALSPGQLVRVAADGQISPPTMVNVPQALQWTGLHVFEGVTMAEIARHLTAFYQMPILVDTTLADELVVGTFAQTQPLEEILSALATTLGARLEQQDGSYRLMPGR